One segment of Brassica napus cultivar Da-Ae chromosome C3, Da-Ae, whole genome shotgun sequence DNA contains the following:
- the LOC106356374 gene encoding 60S ribosomal protein L37-2, translated as MNNLQIPTEKEEKLVTRPIDVGPLYYFGVWTNRINNPPVASYKTEAESSRVFIGTQLAATITKGTGSFGKRRNKSHTLCVRCGRRSFHIQKSRCSACAYPAARKRTYNWSVKAIRRKTTGTGRMRYLKSVPRRFKTGFREGTEAKPRNKAAAASSA; from the exons ATGAATAACTTACAGATTCCA actgaaaaagaagaaaaactcgtAACGAGGCCCATTGACGTAGGCCCATTATATTACTTTGGAGTTTGGACCAATAGAATCAATAATCCCCCGGTGGCTTCATATAAAACTGAAGCCGAATCCTCTAGGGTTTTTATCGGCACGCAACTCGCTGCAACAATt ACAAAGGGAACAGGGAGTTTCGGAAAGAGGAGGAACAAGAGCCACACTCTCTGTGTGAGATGTGGTCGCCGTAGCTTTCACATTCAGAAGAGTCGCTGCTCCGCTTGCGCTTACCCTGCCGCTCGCAAGAGGACCT ACAATTGGAGTGTGAAGGCGATCAGGAGGAAGACTACCGGTACTGGTAGGATGAGATATCTCAAAAGTGTCCCCCGCAGGTTCAAGACTGGTTTCAGAGAAG GTACTGAAGCCAAGCCCAGGAACAAGGCGGCAGCAGCTTCATCAGCCTAA
- the BNAC03G39530D gene encoding MD-2-related lipid-recognition protein ROSY1 yields MAMFHAQPLLLLLIVSLLFLPAALGATKFRKCNPDRNSPVEVKTLTISPEPPVESSTNGNITVIGDSSIEISDGATVSIIVAPKRSDRRSYSLCDLVACPVAPGPIEFTVPNVFTKEELDVMGNKTYLVRVSIIMPEHQKEPVMCIKFSCAIREMFPSRQAIE; encoded by the exons ATGGCGATGTTCCACGCCCAGCCTTTGCTTCTTCTCCTAATTGTATCACTCCTTTTTTTACCTGCTGCTTTGGGGGCAACCAAATTCAGAAAATGCAATC CCGACCGTAACTCTCCCGTTGAGGTCAAGACTCTGACGATCTCTCCAGAACCCCCGGTTGAGAGTAGCACTAATGGAAACATTACTGTAATCGGTGATTCAA GCATAGAGATCTCTGATGGAGCAACTGTAAGTATCATCGTTGCACCAAAAAGGTCAGATAGAAGAAGCTACTCCTTATGTGATCTAGTGGCGTGCCCTGTTGCACCTGGCCCCATCGAGTTTACTGTCCCTAACGTATTCACTAAGGAAGAACTAGACGTA ATGGGAAATAAGACATATTTGGTTAGAGTAAGCATAATAATGCCGGAGCACCAGAAAGAGCCAGTGATGTGCATCAAGTTCTCTTGTGCTATACGTGAAATGTTTCCGTCTAGGCAAGCTATCGAGTGA